One window of the Streptomyces sp. NBC_00259 genome contains the following:
- a CDS encoding DUF3499 domain-containing protein, whose translation MESRRGPLKSAVPSNVVSPVRRCSRTACGRPAVATLTYVYADSTAVLGPLATYAEPHCYDLCAEHSERLTAPRGWEVVRLADASGPARPSGDDLEALANAVREAARPQERAAQAGGGSGARRSNPMEVGRRGHLRVLRSPDS comes from the coding sequence GTGGAGAGTCGTCGCGGCCCGCTCAAGAGTGCGGTACCGTCCAACGTCGTGAGCCCTGTACGTCGCTGTTCGCGCACCGCGTGCGGCCGTCCTGCCGTCGCGACACTGACGTACGTCTATGCCGACTCGACCGCGGTCCTCGGCCCCCTCGCCACCTACGCCGAGCCCCACTGCTACGACCTCTGTGCCGAGCACAGCGAGCGGCTGACCGCGCCCCGTGGCTGGGAGGTCGTCCGTCTCGCCGACGCCTCCGGCCCGGCCAGGCCCAGCGGTGACGACCTCGAAGCGCTGGCGAACGCGGTCAGGGAGGCGGCCCGCCCCCAGGAACGCGCCGCCCAGGCGGGCGGCGGCTCCGGTGCCCGCAGGTCGAACCCCATGGAGGTCGGGCGTCGCGGCCATCTGCGGGTGCTGCGTTCCCCCGACTCCTGA
- a CDS encoding metallopeptidase family protein, protein MDSPVPPRPTEPRPRRRDRHGRGMRGPVAPPQVPLSASRAESFRDLVQDSVERLERRWPQLAEVEFLVLDVPEAPDETVPLGSSLPAEKGNPARIVVYRRPVEIRTKNRDERALLVHEVVVEQVADLLGLAPESVDPRYGQD, encoded by the coding sequence ATGGACAGTCCCGTACCGCCCCGCCCCACCGAGCCCAGGCCGCGCCGCCGCGACCGTCACGGCCGAGGTATGCGTGGGCCGGTCGCCCCGCCCCAGGTACCGCTCTCCGCCAGCCGTGCGGAGTCGTTCCGCGACCTCGTGCAGGATTCGGTGGAGCGGCTGGAGCGGCGCTGGCCGCAGCTGGCCGAGGTGGAGTTCCTGGTGCTGGACGTGCCGGAGGCGCCGGACGAGACCGTGCCGCTGGGCAGCTCCCTGCCGGCGGAGAAGGGGAACCCCGCGCGGATCGTCGTGTACCGGCGGCCGGTCGAGATCCGCACGAAGAACCGTGACGAGCGGGCGCTGCTGGTGCACGAGGTGGTCGTGGAACAGGTGGCGGACCTGCTCGGCCTCGCGCCGGAGTCGGTGGACCCCCGGTACGGGCAGGACTGA
- a CDS encoding DUF5719 family protein produces MNRTTLSLLAAATSLAAVTGFAALTAPDGGAPAEAKAPSRLPVERSSLLCPAPSQSDIAETVYTSFTPRTKASGGGASTAELKPSVATLRDPDDGADKDEKDKDKAAEDAAKKPAPDKAVVTLKQPGKPVGAEASGGAAPALIGSATGSLAPGWTTQQTTTVSAGSGRGVLGVSCTAPDTDLWFPGAGLAKDRQDYVHLTNPDDTGAVVDIELYGKNGALKSQLTDGIPVPAGASVPVLLSTLTTDPAEDVTVHVTTRTGRVGAVVRGAGDETGSDWLPASTDPSGTLVLPGIPADATSVRLVAFAPGEDDADLKLRLASASGTITPAGAENLRVKSGMTASLDLKDVTKGEPGSLILSPSEGARPIPVVAALQVTRGKGDKQEIAFIPATAPVGERATAADNRAKGSVLSLTAPGETAQVKVTASAGTEAGEQAVKTYTVKAGTTLAITDPPVPAGLKGSYALTVEPQSGGPVHAARTLLLPQDGIEMFTVQTLPDDRGLVTVPSAEQDLSVLDD; encoded by the coding sequence GTGAACCGCACGACCCTCTCGCTCCTCGCGGCCGCGACCTCCCTCGCCGCCGTGACCGGATTCGCCGCTCTCACCGCACCGGACGGCGGGGCGCCCGCGGAGGCGAAGGCGCCGTCCCGGCTGCCGGTCGAGCGCTCCAGCCTGCTGTGCCCGGCGCCCTCGCAGTCCGACATCGCGGAGACGGTGTACACGTCGTTCACCCCGCGGACGAAGGCGAGCGGCGGCGGGGCCTCCACGGCCGAACTGAAGCCGTCCGTCGCCACGTTGAGGGACCCTGACGACGGCGCGGACAAGGACGAGAAGGACAAGGACAAGGCCGCCGAGGACGCGGCCAAGAAGCCCGCGCCGGACAAGGCCGTCGTCACCCTCAAGCAGCCCGGCAAGCCCGTCGGCGCCGAGGCGAGCGGCGGCGCCGCCCCCGCACTCATCGGCTCCGCCACCGGCAGCCTCGCCCCCGGCTGGACCACCCAGCAGACCACCACGGTCAGCGCGGGCAGCGGTCGTGGCGTGCTCGGCGTCAGCTGCACCGCGCCCGACACCGATCTCTGGTTCCCGGGCGCCGGCCTGGCCAAGGACCGCCAGGACTACGTCCACCTGACCAACCCGGACGACACCGGCGCCGTCGTCGACATCGAGCTCTACGGCAAGAACGGCGCCCTCAAGTCCCAGCTGACCGACGGCATCCCGGTGCCCGCGGGCGCGAGCGTTCCCGTACTGCTCTCCACTCTGACGACCGATCCCGCGGAGGACGTGACCGTGCACGTCACGACGCGTACGGGACGGGTCGGCGCGGTGGTGCGCGGCGCCGGGGACGAGACCGGCAGCGACTGGCTCCCGGCGTCCACGGACCCGTCCGGCACGCTGGTGCTCCCCGGCATCCCGGCGGACGCGACGTCCGTACGGCTGGTGGCGTTCGCGCCGGGCGAGGACGACGCCGACCTCAAGCTGCGGCTGGCGAGCGCGTCCGGGACGATCACCCCGGCGGGCGCGGAGAATCTCAGGGTCAAGTCGGGCATGACCGCGTCCCTCGACCTGAAGGACGTCACCAAGGGCGAGCCGGGCTCGCTCATCCTCAGCCCCTCCGAGGGCGCCAGGCCGATTCCCGTGGTCGCGGCGCTCCAGGTCACCCGGGGCAAGGGCGACAAGCAGGAGATCGCCTTCATCCCCGCGACCGCACCGGTGGGGGAGCGGGCCACCGCCGCCGACAACCGGGCCAAGGGCTCGGTGCTCTCCCTCACCGCGCCCGGCGAGACCGCTCAGGTCAAGGTCACGGCCTCGGCCGGTACGGAGGCCGGCGAGCAGGCCGTCAAGACGTACACGGTCAAGGCCGGCACGACCCTCGCGATCACCGACCCGCCCGTCCCGGCCGGTCTCAAGGGCTCGTACGCCCTGACCGTCGAGCCGCAGTCCGGCGGCCCGGTCCACGCGGCCCGCACGCTGCTGCTTCCGCAGGACGGCATCGAGATGTTCACCGTCCAGACCCTCCCCGACGACCGCGGCCTGGTCACGGTCCCGTCGGCGGAGCAGGACCTCTCGGTCCTCGACGACTGA
- a CDS encoding glycosyltransferase family 2 protein, whose translation MSATPAEFVPATPPEFPRHVVTAVLVSHDGARWLPDALAGLLGQERPVQNVLAADTGSADDSARLVTEALGADRVLHLARRTGFGTAVEEAVRTAPVLTPDDLPYLKRPSGWDPVSRTWRDEAYDMPDLPYGEPVQWLWLLHDDCAPAPDALAELLRVADSDEYATIIGPKLRGWYDRKQLLEAGVSIANSGRRWTGLDRREQDQGQHDQIRAVLSVSSAGMLVRRDVFEELGGFDRRLPLMRDDVDLCWRAHAAGHRVVIAPDAVLRHAEAAARERRTVDCAGRSVASPHRVDKAGAVYTLLANARGIALPFVLLRLVFGTLLRTLAYLVGKAPGQAVDEVMGLFGTLLRPEKILAARRRRGRPAVEAAELRPLFPPPGATIRATVEQVASSLGAGRDSDSGGSRHGVVESGPGGDDADFLEIEQFARLKKIARKPGPVLFAVLLIVSLVACRGLFGGGALSGGALLPAPGDVSELWGRYADAWHPLGTGGTQTAPPYLAVLAVLSGLFLGSTGFALTLLLVCSVPLAGITAYFASRPLIESRLLRAWASVAYAFLPAATGALATGRLGTAVLAIVLPLIARAAVAAYGLTRRDGARGSWRATWAYALLLTFAMAFTPIVWPLAVVLGLAALALRRDDITAYGLRFVVSAGTPLLILAPWSLSLLTAPSGFLREAGLEFGTGAAGPLDLLGISPGGPKTLGGLLLIGVVLAALAALLRGERQFAIRTAWVVAVAALVFAALANGSGWAGPATLVYGIALIAAAVLGAEGARERVAAESFGWRQPVAALIALAAGTAPLIAAVNWMTTGAAGPLERRDPVQVPAFVAEESGTRDQARTLVLGGSSPAKVPYTLVRGSGGRLGDAELSESGGSDARLDKVVANLVAGSGADQTSQLSGFAIRYVLVRDGAPRQLGRVLDATPGLSRLSQLDGSALWRVDRQVARAVIVNGKAEPLPVASGPVEAHTDIPKGADGRVLRIADRADDGWQATLDGRVLKKTTVDGWAQGFELPAEGGRLALTFEDPTTHTAWIWTQGALAVVLLVLALPGRRREIDDDLPEEEAAIPAQPVEGEGRRARRLRAAQAEAELEADADPAMDPGADVEVDAASGAGPQPGAGQDPYAAVPHQQQYGGEWDGRTYPDEAGAYPGGGQYADPYTGQYQDAQQQYAYGEPQQYVAPQQYDQQPQYDPQQYGQQQYDEQHGQQQYGQYPEDPYQAGQSQSQSHGHGQGQYDPYGYETEQRPDGSSNQ comes from the coding sequence ATGTCCGCCACCCCTGCGGAGTTTGTTCCCGCCACCCCGCCCGAGTTCCCGCGGCACGTCGTCACCGCCGTACTCGTCTCCCACGACGGTGCCCGCTGGCTGCCCGACGCGCTCGCCGGGCTGCTCGGCCAGGAACGCCCCGTGCAGAACGTCCTCGCGGCCGACACCGGCAGCGCCGACGACTCCGCGCGGCTGGTCACCGAGGCGCTCGGCGCGGACAGGGTCCTGCATCTCGCCCGCCGCACGGGCTTCGGCACCGCGGTCGAGGAGGCCGTGCGCACCGCTCCCGTGCTCACCCCGGACGACCTGCCCTATCTGAAGCGGCCGAGCGGCTGGGACCCGGTCAGCAGGACCTGGCGCGACGAGGCGTACGACATGCCGGACCTGCCGTACGGCGAACCGGTCCAGTGGCTCTGGCTCCTCCACGACGACTGCGCACCCGCCCCCGACGCCCTCGCCGAACTGCTCCGCGTCGCGGACTCCGACGAGTACGCCACGATCATCGGCCCCAAGCTCCGCGGCTGGTACGACCGCAAGCAGCTCCTCGAAGCAGGCGTCTCCATCGCCAACAGCGGCCGCCGCTGGACGGGACTCGACCGCCGCGAGCAGGACCAGGGCCAGCACGACCAGATCCGCGCGGTCCTGTCCGTCTCCTCCGCGGGCATGCTCGTCCGCCGTGACGTCTTCGAGGAACTCGGCGGCTTCGACCGGCGACTGCCCCTCATGCGCGACGACGTCGACCTGTGCTGGCGCGCCCACGCCGCGGGCCACCGGGTCGTCATCGCGCCCGACGCCGTCCTGCGCCACGCGGAGGCCGCCGCCCGCGAGCGCCGCACCGTCGACTGCGCCGGACGCTCCGTGGCCAGCCCCCACCGCGTCGACAAGGCCGGCGCCGTCTACACGCTGCTCGCCAACGCGCGCGGCATCGCCCTCCCCTTCGTCCTGCTCAGGCTCGTCTTCGGCACCCTGCTGCGCACCCTCGCCTATCTCGTCGGCAAGGCACCCGGCCAGGCCGTCGACGAGGTCATGGGCCTCTTCGGCACACTCCTGCGGCCGGAGAAGATCCTCGCCGCCCGCCGCAGGCGCGGAAGGCCCGCCGTCGAGGCGGCCGAGTTGCGGCCCCTCTTCCCGCCGCCCGGCGCCACCATCCGCGCCACCGTCGAACAGGTCGCGAGCAGCCTCGGCGCGGGCCGCGACTCCGACTCCGGAGGCTCACGGCACGGAGTCGTCGAGTCCGGCCCCGGTGGCGACGACGCCGACTTCCTGGAGATCGAGCAGTTCGCCCGGCTCAAGAAGATCGCCCGCAAGCCCGGACCCGTCCTGTTCGCGGTCCTGCTGATCGTCTCCCTCGTCGCCTGCCGCGGTCTCTTCGGCGGCGGCGCGCTCTCCGGCGGCGCGCTGCTGCCGGCGCCGGGTGACGTCTCCGAGCTGTGGGGCAGGTACGCGGACGCCTGGCATCCCCTCGGCACCGGCGGGACCCAGACCGCGCCGCCCTATCTCGCGGTCCTCGCCGTCCTCTCCGGGCTCTTCCTCGGCTCCACCGGCTTCGCGCTCACCCTGCTGCTCGTCTGCTCGGTGCCGCTCGCCGGAATCACCGCGTACTTCGCCTCCCGCCCGCTGATCGAGTCCCGGCTGCTGCGGGCCTGGGCGAGCGTCGCCTACGCCTTCCTGCCCGCCGCGACGGGCGCCCTCGCCACCGGGCGCCTCGGCACCGCCGTGCTCGCCATCGTGCTGCCGCTGATCGCCCGCGCGGCGGTCGCGGCCTACGGACTGACCCGCCGGGACGGAGCGCGCGGCAGCTGGCGCGCCACCTGGGCGTACGCGCTGCTGCTGACCTTCGCGATGGCTTTCACCCCGATCGTGTGGCCGCTCGCCGTCGTCCTCGGACTCGCCGCGCTCGCCCTGCGCCGCGACGACATCACCGCCTACGGGCTGCGCTTCGTCGTCTCGGCGGGCACCCCGCTGCTGATCCTCGCCCCCTGGTCGCTGTCGCTGCTGACCGCACCGTCCGGCTTCCTGCGCGAGGCGGGCCTGGAGTTCGGCACGGGCGCGGCCGGCCCGCTCGACCTGCTCGGCATCAGCCCCGGCGGGCCCAAGACCCTCGGCGGACTGCTGCTCATCGGCGTCGTCCTCGCCGCGCTCGCGGCCCTGCTGCGCGGCGAGCGGCAGTTCGCGATCCGCACCGCCTGGGTCGTCGCCGTCGCCGCCCTCGTGTTCGCCGCCCTGGCCAACGGCTCGGGCTGGGCGGGACCCGCCACGCTCGTCTACGGCATCGCGCTGATCGCCGCCGCCGTCCTCGGCGCGGAGGGCGCCCGCGAACGCGTCGCCGCGGAGAGCTTCGGCTGGCGCCAGCCCGTCGCCGCGCTCATCGCCCTCGCCGCCGGGACGGCCCCGCTGATCGCAGCCGTCAACTGGATGACGACCGGAGCGGCGGGCCCGCTGGAGCGCCGCGACCCGGTGCAGGTCCCGGCGTTCGTCGCGGAGGAGAGCGGCACCCGGGACCAGGCACGCACCCTCGTCCTCGGCGGCTCGTCACCGGCCAAGGTGCCGTACACGCTGGTACGGGGCTCGGGCGGGCGTCTCGGCGACGCCGAGCTGAGCGAGAGCGGCGGCAGCGACGCCCGCCTGGACAAGGTCGTCGCCAACCTCGTCGCCGGTTCGGGCGCCGACCAGACCAGCCAGCTCAGCGGCTTCGCGATCCGCTACGTGCTCGTACGGGACGGCGCACCGCGCCAGTTGGGCCGCGTCCTCGACGCCACCCCCGGACTGTCCCGGCTCAGCCAGCTCGACGGAAGCGCGCTGTGGCGCGTCGACCGCCAGGTCGCCCGCGCGGTCATCGTCAACGGCAAGGCGGAGCCGCTGCCGGTGGCCTCCGGCCCCGTCGAGGCCCACACGGACATCCCGAAGGGCGCCGACGGACGCGTGCTGCGCATCGCGGACCGCGCGGACGACGGCTGGCAGGCCACGCTCGACGGCCGGGTGCTGAAGAAGACCACCGTCGACGGCTGGGCCCAGGGCTTCGAACTGCCCGCGGAGGGCGGCCGGCTGGCGCTCACCTTCGAGGACCCGACGACCCACACCGCGTGGATCTGGACGCAGGGCGCGCTCGCCGTCGTCCTGCTCGTCCTGGCCCTGCCCGGCCGGCGCCGCGAGATCGACGACGACCTGCCGGAGGAGGAGGCCGCGATCCCGGCCCAGCCCGTCGAGGGCGAGGGCCGCCGGGCCCGCCGGCTCCGTGCGGCACAGGCCGAGGCGGAGCTGGAGGCGGACGCGGATCCGGCCATGGACCCGGGCGCGGACGTGGAGGTGGACGCGGCCTCCGGCGCCGGGCCGCAGCCGGGCGCCGGCCAGGACCCGTACGCGGCGGTGCCGCACCAGCAGCAGTACGGCGGGGAGTGGGACGGCCGGACCTACCCGGACGAGGCGGGTGCCTACCCGGGCGGTGGCCAGTACGCCGACCCGTACACGGGGCAGTACCAGGACGCCCAGCAGCAGTACGCGTACGGAGAACCGCAGCAGTACGTCGCACCGCAGCAGTACGACCAGCAGCCGCAGTACGACCCGCAGCAGTACGGGCAGCAGCAGTACGACGAGCAGCACGGGCAACAGCAGTACGGGCAGTACCCCGAGGACCCGTACCAGGCGGGCCAGAGCCAGAGCCAGAGCCACGGCCACGGCCAGGGCCAGTACGACCCTTACGGCTACGAGACCGAGCAGCGTCCCGACGGGAGCAGCAACCAGTGA
- a CDS encoding WhiB family transcriptional regulator, with the protein MTELFQQLLVEDADEELGWQERALCAQTDPESFFPEKGGSTREAKKVCLACEVRSECLEYALANDERFGIWGGLSERERRRLKKAAV; encoded by the coding sequence ATGACCGAGCTGTTCCAGCAACTGCTGGTCGAGGACGCGGACGAGGAACTCGGCTGGCAGGAGCGCGCGCTGTGCGCCCAGACCGACCCCGAGTCCTTCTTCCCCGAGAAGGGCGGTTCCACGCGTGAGGCCAAGAAGGTCTGCCTCGCCTGCGAGGTCCGCTCCGAGTGCCTTGAGTACGCCCTCGCCAACGACGAGCGATTCGGCATCTGGGGCGGCCTGTCCGAGCGGGAGCGCCGCCGGCTGAAGAAGGCCGCGGTCTGA
- a CDS encoding cysteine dioxygenase, with translation MNSDSDLQIAGDILEVQHLLQPAREHPATVAEFAGLARTIAADRTQWAPLVQYDATTRWYHRLRTGPGYEVWLLSWVPGQGSGLHDHGPSSGVLTVLDGELTERTATGAERALAPGAQRVFAPGYVHEVVNDSLEPAVSLHIYFPGLTEMPMHTAHCSPVRRDAVVA, from the coding sequence ATGAACAGCGACAGCGACCTCCAGATCGCCGGCGACATCCTCGAGGTCCAGCACCTCCTCCAGCCCGCCAGGGAGCACCCCGCGACCGTGGCCGAGTTCGCCGGGCTCGCCCGCACCATCGCCGCCGACCGCACCCAGTGGGCCCCGCTCGTCCAGTACGACGCCACCACCCGCTGGTACCACCGGCTGCGCACCGGCCCCGGCTACGAGGTCTGGCTGCTCTCCTGGGTGCCGGGCCAGGGCAGCGGACTCCACGACCACGGCCCGTCCTCCGGTGTGCTGACCGTCCTGGACGGCGAGTTGACCGAACGTACGGCCACCGGCGCCGAACGCGCGCTCGCCCCCGGCGCGCAGCGGGTCTTCGCACCCGGATATGTGCACGAAGTGGTCAACGACTCGCTCGAACCGGCCGTCAGCCTGCACATCTACTTCCCGGGCCTGACGGAGATGCCGATGCACACGGCGCACTGCTCCCCGGTCCGCCGGGACGCCGTCGTCGCCTGA
- the cofD gene encoding 2-phospho-L-lactate transferase, with protein MRIVVLAGGIGGARFLRGLKAAAPEADITVIGNTGDDIHLFGLKVCPDLDTVMYTLGGGINEEQGWGRTDETFQVKNELAAYGVGPEWFGLGDRDFATHIVRTQMLGAGYPLSAVTEALCARWQPGVRLLPMSDDRIETHVAVDIDGERKAIHFQEYWVKLRASVDAQAVVPVGAEQAKPAPGVLEAIAAADVILFPPSNPVVSVGTILAVPGIREAIAEAGVPVVGLSPIVGNAPVRGMADKVLAAVGVESTAAAVAAHYGSGLLDGWLVDTVDAGAVAEVEGAGIRCRAVPLMMTDLESAAAMAREALTLAEEVRA; from the coding sequence ATGCGCATTGTGGTTCTGGCCGGTGGCATCGGCGGTGCTCGTTTCCTTCGTGGCCTCAAGGCGGCCGCCCCCGAAGCCGACATCACCGTCATCGGCAACACCGGTGACGACATCCATCTGTTCGGGCTGAAGGTCTGCCCGGACCTCGACACGGTGATGTACACGCTCGGCGGCGGCATCAACGAGGAGCAGGGCTGGGGACGTACCGACGAGACCTTCCAGGTCAAGAACGAACTCGCGGCCTACGGGGTGGGGCCCGAGTGGTTCGGGCTCGGTGACCGCGACTTCGCCACCCACATCGTCCGTACGCAGATGCTCGGCGCGGGCTATCCGCTGAGCGCCGTCACCGAGGCCCTGTGCGCACGGTGGCAGCCCGGGGTGCGGCTGCTGCCGATGTCCGACGACCGGATCGAGACCCATGTCGCCGTCGACATCGACGGCGAGCGCAAGGCCATCCACTTCCAGGAGTACTGGGTCAAGCTGCGGGCCTCCGTCGACGCACAGGCCGTCGTGCCCGTCGGCGCCGAACAGGCCAAGCCCGCCCCCGGTGTGCTGGAGGCGATCGCCGCCGCCGACGTCATCCTCTTCCCGCCGTCCAACCCCGTGGTGAGCGTGGGGACGATCCTGGCCGTGCCGGGAATCCGCGAGGCCATCGCGGAGGCTGGCGTTCCGGTCGTGGGCCTCTCCCCCATCGTCGGGAACGCGCCGGTGCGCGGCATGGCCGACAAGGTGCTGGCGGCGGTCGGCGTCGAGTCGACGGCGGCCGCGGTCGCCGCGCACTACGGCTCGGGACTGCTGGACGGCTGGCTCGTGGACACGGTGGACGCGGGCGCGGTGGCGGAGGTCGAGGGGGCGGGGATCCGCTGCAGGGCCGTGCCGCTGATGATGACCGACCTGGAGTCGGCCGCGGCGATGGCGCGTGAGGCGCTGACGCTCGCGGAAGAGGTACGCGCATGA